Proteins from one Pseudomonas bijieensis genomic window:
- a CDS encoding RES family NAD+ phosphorylase, whose translation MMPPLADPQWKRAYRIVNSSFPPISLFEDVLDPEDLPTAYALEALTNDRLMEQAGVLSRVRPEDRVSGPGSSPVMAAFTHIGKSSRFSDGTFGVYYAASSQEAAIAETCYHQARFLGATNEPDLELTMRTYVNKVVKPLHDIRHDYPHLHDPDPTAYGPSQVFARQLRETLSWGLLYNSVRLPGHECVAAFRPPAVSIPVQGKHIRYVWSAQKREISFVFEVSQV comes from the coding sequence ATGATGCCACCCTTGGCGGACCCGCAATGGAAACGGGCCTATCGGATCGTCAACAGCAGCTTCCCACCGATTTCGCTGTTTGAAGACGTACTCGACCCTGAAGACCTGCCCACGGCCTACGCTCTGGAGGCGCTGACCAATGACCGGCTGATGGAACAGGCTGGCGTGCTGTCCCGGGTCCGCCCCGAGGACCGCGTTTCGGGGCCCGGTTCCTCGCCGGTGATGGCGGCGTTTACCCACATCGGCAAAAGCAGCCGCTTCAGCGACGGCACCTTCGGTGTCTACTACGCCGCCAGCAGCCAGGAAGCCGCCATCGCTGAAACCTGCTACCACCAGGCACGATTCCTCGGCGCGACCAACGAGCCAGACCTGGAGTTGACCATGCGTACCTACGTCAACAAGGTCGTCAAACCCTTGCACGACATCCGCCACGACTACCCCCACCTTCACGACCCGGACCCTACTGCCTACGGCCCGTCCCAAGTGTTCGCCCGGCAACTGCGGGAAACCTTGTCGTGGGGGCTGCTGTACAACAGCGTGCGCCTGCCCGGCCACGAATGCGTGGCGGCGTTTCGCCCACCGGCGGTATCGATTCCGGTGCAGGGCAAGCATATTCGGTACGTCTGGAGTGCCCAGAAGCGGGAGATTTCGTTTGTGTTTGAGGTGAGTCAGGTGTGA
- a CDS encoding MbcA/ParS/Xre antitoxin family protein — translation MATPSINLNAQQQLDSPGAGRVALKFFFNLMELWGCSVEQQRILLGKVGNTTFYKYKQLPENVKLPRDTLERISYLMGIHKALSIIFSNSRDRAYQWVSSPNTAAPFNGQSALSYMLTGRVVDIADVRRYLDGVRG, via the coding sequence ATGGCGACTCCCTCCATCAACCTCAATGCACAGCAACAACTGGACTCCCCGGGCGCGGGTCGAGTCGCGTTGAAGTTTTTCTTCAACCTCATGGAGCTCTGGGGCTGCAGTGTCGAGCAGCAGCGCATATTGCTGGGCAAGGTGGGAAACACGACCTTCTACAAATACAAACAGTTGCCGGAAAACGTGAAGCTGCCTCGCGATACGCTGGAGCGTATCTCTTACCTCATGGGTATTCACAAGGCGCTGAGCATCATCTTCAGCAATAGCCGGGACCGTGCCTATCAGTGGGTCAGCAGCCCGAATACCGCGGCACCGTTCAACGGCCAGTCGGCGCTGTCCTACATGCTGACCGGGCGGGTGGTGGACATCGCCGATGTGCGGCGATATCTCGACGGAGTGCGCGGTTGA
- a CDS encoding LysR family transcriptional regulator, which produces MDSRTLRNLMRIVQTGSLSAAAEHSCLTVQALAAQLNKVEEQFGFRLFRRSNKGLTLTSQGSELTPFMDQVLVATRQLEEKVAALKTPRQRTLRVALNTTLPAEFNRRMIDRLIAVFPQYQLEFSYAESMENLSKLRNEDFDLAILIGQQQGGFSSITMPDVQVQVVGAHCGDEDDSLGLLGDKFQVRPAEECPYSQSFLRFLDAGLGEYGSSQRMVYSCSETLTLSLITQLDGLGLVSREAALRNGLAIFPDFEDFLEVRLAVNNPELSGQALHDVVDLTLQERTERDVRRRAHRHAEKQVAAEIRT; this is translated from the coding sequence ATGGATAGCAGAACCCTACGCAACCTCATGCGCATCGTGCAGACCGGCTCCTTGTCGGCAGCGGCCGAACATTCGTGCCTCACGGTGCAGGCGTTGGCGGCGCAGTTGAACAAGGTCGAGGAACAGTTCGGTTTCCGGTTGTTCCGGCGCTCGAACAAAGGCCTGACCTTGACGAGCCAGGGCTCGGAACTGACCCCCTTCATGGATCAGGTGCTGGTTGCCACCCGACAGTTGGAGGAGAAAGTCGCGGCGCTCAAGACACCGCGACAGCGCACGCTCAGAGTGGCACTCAATACCACCCTGCCAGCGGAATTCAACCGGCGGATGATCGACCGGTTGATCGCTGTGTTTCCCCAGTATCAGCTGGAATTCAGCTATGCCGAGTCGATGGAGAACCTGAGCAAGCTCAGGAATGAAGATTTTGACCTGGCGATCCTGATCGGGCAGCAACAGGGCGGTTTTTCCAGCATCACCATGCCGGATGTGCAGGTGCAGGTGGTCGGCGCCCATTGCGGCGACGAAGACGACTCCCTTGGCTTGCTCGGTGACAAGTTTCAGGTGCGTCCGGCAGAAGAATGCCCGTATTCCCAAAGCTTCCTGCGTTTTCTCGACGCAGGCCTGGGTGAGTACGGGTCGAGCCAGCGAATGGTGTACTCCTGCAGTGAAACACTGACGTTGTCGTTGATCACCCAGCTCGACGGCCTGGGGCTGGTGTCCCGGGAAGCGGCGCTGCGCAATGGCTTGGCGATTTTCCCGGACTTCGAGGATTTCCTTGAAGTCCGCCTGGCGGTGAACAATCCGGAGTTGTCGGGCCAGGCGCTGCACGATGTGGTGGACCTGACGCTACAGGAACGAACCGAGCGCGATGTACGCCGCCGTGCCCACCGCCACGCTGAGAAACAGGTTGCGGCTGAAATACGCACATAA
- a CDS encoding AzlD domain-containing protein, which yields MPDQTFLILVVALMMAVTFLPRALPLQVNTEHWPPFVARALEYLPVAIVAAISLTPLLIKDQQIQLDRPEFYAAIPTLLCAYFSRNLFLSVAVGTAAYIALGSFL from the coding sequence ATGCCTGACCAAACGTTCCTGATCCTGGTCGTGGCCCTGATGATGGCCGTGACTTTCCTGCCACGCGCCTTGCCACTGCAGGTCAATACCGAGCACTGGCCGCCCTTCGTTGCCCGAGCCTTGGAATACCTGCCAGTGGCGATCGTCGCTGCCATCAGCCTGACCCCCTTGTTGATCAAGGATCAGCAGATACAACTCGACCGCCCTGAGTTTTATGCAGCGATTCCGACGTTGTTATGTGCGTATTTCAGCCGCAACCTGTTTCTCAGCGTGGCGGTGGGCACGGCGGCGTACATCGCGCTCGGTTCGTTCCTGTAG
- a CDS encoding AzlC family ABC transporter permease: MNKTSSQPLAVEPQASRTFAEASPVVAGYFTVSFVFGLMAVNAGLPLWLPVAMCLFVYAGASQFAALALISSGASLTTIVLTTFLINARHMLMSVYMAKALRALGLSRFERWCYAAGLTDESFAFHSVKLGSGAPVSVRYLVGFNLFCHTSWVLGGLLGAVCAQYAAHLIKYKLDYALTAMMLYVLVSLCNTRNKLIAALAAVVCMGGLSLLGSSPFNVFIATFVGCGVGVCLTKRS; this comes from the coding sequence ATGAACAAGACTTCCAGCCAGCCGCTGGCGGTCGAACCACAAGCCTCGCGTACCTTCGCTGAAGCCAGTCCGGTGGTAGCGGGTTATTTCACGGTTTCGTTTGTGTTCGGTCTGATGGCGGTCAACGCCGGGCTGCCCCTGTGGTTGCCAGTAGCGATGTGCCTGTTCGTTTACGCGGGCGCTTCGCAATTCGCCGCGCTGGCGTTGATTTCCAGCGGTGCGTCGCTGACCACCATCGTGCTTACCACGTTCCTGATCAATGCCCGGCACATGTTGATGTCGGTCTACATGGCCAAGGCCCTGCGTGCATTGGGGCTCAGCCGTTTCGAGCGCTGGTGTTACGCGGCTGGGCTGACGGACGAGTCGTTCGCGTTCCATAGCGTCAAGCTTGGCAGTGGGGCACCGGTCAGCGTGCGCTACCTGGTCGGCTTCAACCTGTTCTGCCACACCTCCTGGGTGCTCGGCGGCTTGCTGGGGGCCGTTTGCGCGCAGTACGCGGCGCACCTCATCAAGTACAAGCTCGACTATGCCCTGACCGCGATGATGCTCTACGTGCTGGTTTCGTTGTGCAACACCCGCAACAAACTGATCGCGGCCCTGGCGGCTGTCGTCTGCATGGGAGGGCTGAGCCTGCTGGGCAGCTCGCCATTCAACGTCTTCATTGCCACGTTCGTTGGCTGCGGGGTGGGCGTATGCCTGACCAAACGTTCCTGA
- a CDS encoding GNAT family N-acetyltransferase: protein MDDSVQQVLLRRAQVRDAERLEQFFRGFNEVSFCEWQDARFLRGVLLQDTTTAYLAVDASGEVVGAVIGGMLGTRGTINHLAVSPAHRTRGLGQRLVEAASADMKRVGVLRMFLFVDDANLAGKRFWAAQGFCEPRGEITFERDL, encoded by the coding sequence ATGGACGATTCGGTGCAGCAGGTCCTGTTGCGCCGGGCCCAGGTCAGGGACGCGGAACGACTGGAGCAGTTTTTTCGCGGATTCAACGAAGTGTCGTTCTGCGAATGGCAGGATGCTCGATTTTTGCGGGGGGTGTTGTTGCAGGACACCACCACCGCCTACCTGGCGGTCGATGCCAGTGGTGAAGTGGTCGGTGCTGTGATTGGGGGCATGCTCGGCACCCGCGGCACGATCAATCACCTGGCCGTCAGTCCGGCACATCGTACCCGAGGCCTGGGCCAGCGCCTGGTGGAAGCGGCCTCGGCCGACATGAAACGGGTCGGCGTGCTGCGCATGTTCCTTTTCGTCGACGATGCTAATCTGGCCGGCAAGCGCTTCTGGGCTGCCCAGGGGTTCTGTGAGCCTCGGGGTGAAATCACCTTCGAGAGGGATTTATGA
- a CDS encoding 2OG-Fe dioxygenase family protein: MIVLNREVGEALRRDKYVNVRGGDFNLYGHFGDFVRLTKSWENMEPDSYYGQAESGMRFRRYSDFEYNPTTRELTQLEHRAYIQSKANNSYVGGLERHFQDFSNEVINSPVMRSLIDTDFEVYKNVLPQELHDEIWQCQIHQIRIEIKPGKQLEITPEGIHCDGYPFSGVHFWGRHNVAGAESRLYTAQEEQLAAITYEDILDTTFFLDRDMRHYVTPARNVHAHEMAFRQILAISFSRPGTAFDIVR, from the coding sequence ATGATCGTTCTGAACAGGGAAGTGGGCGAAGCGCTAAGACGTGACAAATACGTCAACGTTCGCGGTGGGGACTTCAACCTCTACGGTCATTTCGGCGATTTTGTCCGGCTGACCAAAAGCTGGGAAAACATGGAACCCGACAGCTACTACGGCCAGGCCGAGTCAGGCATGCGTTTTCGCCGCTACAGCGACTTCGAATACAACCCGACGACTCGTGAGCTCACGCAGCTCGAACACCGGGCCTACATCCAGTCCAAGGCTAACAACAGCTATGTCGGCGGCCTGGAGCGGCACTTCCAGGACTTTTCCAACGAAGTGATCAACTCGCCGGTGATGCGCAGCCTGATCGACACGGACTTCGAGGTCTACAAGAACGTCCTGCCGCAGGAACTGCACGATGAAATCTGGCAGTGCCAGATCCACCAGATCCGCATCGAGATCAAGCCAGGTAAACAGCTGGAAATCACACCCGAAGGAATCCACTGCGACGGGTATCCGTTCAGCGGCGTGCACTTCTGGGGCCGCCATAATGTGGCGGGCGCCGAAAGCCGTTTGTACACGGCCCAGGAAGAACAACTGGCGGCGATTACCTACGAGGACATCCTCGACACCACGTTCTTCCTCGATCGCGATATGCGCCATTACGTGACGCCGGCCCGCAATGTTCACGCCCATGAAATGGCGTTCCGGCAAATCCTGGCCATTTCCTTCTCGCGGCCCGGGACCGCTTTCGACATTGTTCGCTGA
- a CDS encoding OprD family porin, translated as MLNKRISLIALGILSTTHAMANDQAESKGFVEDSSLKVLLRNAYINRDYKDGNEDKAEWGQAAIGTFSSGFTQGTVGVGVDAFGLYALRLDGGKGRSGAQGIDFFKQGDSGNAADDLSKFGAAVKFRVSNTVLAYGDQMPALPVLSYDNSRLLPESYTGTLITSKEIKGLELNAGRFTAESRKSAEGRDSGGLKSINVLGGSYQFTEQFKASLYASDVEDVLKKQYVNANYVFPLAKDQSLTLDFNGYRTKLDNSYVRENNVTGDDNKIWSLAATFATGPHSFTLAHQRSTGDSNLGYAYGGYQRGQNRVGDGGNTIYLANSYWSDFNAEDERSWQLGYGLDFTTFGVPGLTYNVAYVRGDNITTSTSEGGTEREIFNQFKYVVQGGPAKDLSVRLRSSVLRVSQKSSEYNVSGNELRVFVDYPINVF; from the coding sequence ATGTTGAACAAGCGCATTAGTTTGATCGCACTGGGGATCTTGAGCACGACACACGCCATGGCCAATGACCAGGCTGAGTCCAAGGGGTTCGTTGAAGACAGCAGCTTGAAAGTGCTGTTGCGCAACGCTTATATCAATCGCGACTACAAAGATGGCAACGAGGACAAGGCCGAGTGGGGCCAGGCGGCCATCGGTACCTTCTCGTCCGGTTTCACCCAGGGCACGGTGGGCGTGGGTGTAGATGCCTTCGGCCTGTACGCGTTGCGTCTGGACGGCGGCAAGGGGCGTAGCGGTGCCCAAGGCATCGACTTCTTCAAGCAAGGCGACAGCGGCAACGCCGCCGATGACCTCTCCAAGTTCGGTGCAGCGGTCAAGTTCCGCGTCTCCAATACCGTGCTGGCCTACGGTGACCAGATGCCGGCCCTGCCGGTGCTGAGCTATGACAATTCGCGCCTGCTGCCGGAAAGCTACACCGGCACGCTGATCACTTCCAAGGAGATCAAAGGCCTGGAACTGAATGCCGGCCGTTTTACCGCCGAATCGCGCAAGAGCGCCGAAGGCCGTGACAGCGGTGGCCTGAAGTCGATCAACGTATTGGGTGGCAGCTATCAGTTCACCGAGCAGTTCAAGGCTTCGCTCTACGCCTCGGATGTCGAGGACGTATTGAAGAAGCAATACGTGAACGCCAACTATGTGTTCCCGCTGGCCAAGGATCAGTCCCTGACCCTGGACTTCAACGGTTATCGCACCAAGCTGGACAACAGCTACGTTCGCGAAAACAACGTCACCGGTGACGACAACAAGATCTGGAGCCTGGCTGCCACCTTTGCCACGGGCCCGCACAGCTTCACCCTCGCCCACCAGCGCAGCACCGGCGACAGCAACCTGGGTTACGCCTACGGCGGTTATCAGCGCGGGCAGAATCGCGTGGGTGATGGTGGTAACACGATCTACCTGGCCAACTCCTACTGGTCCGACTTCAACGCTGAAGACGAGCGCAGCTGGCAGTTGGGCTATGGCCTGGATTTCACCACCTTCGGCGTACCGGGCCTGACCTATAACGTCGCTTACGTGCGTGGCGATAACATCACCACCTCCACCAGCGAAGGCGGCACCGAGCGCGAGATCTTCAACCAGTTCAAGTACGTGGTCCAAGGTGGTCCGGCCAAGGACTTGAGCGTCAGGTTGCGCAGTTCCGTGCTGCGTGTGTCGCAGAAGTCGAGCGAGTACAACGTCAGCGGCAACGAGCTGCGAGTGTTCGTGGATTACCCGATCAATGTCTTCTGA
- a CDS encoding DsbA family protein has product MTTLHYIYDPLCGWCYGAKPLVQAARAVLPVIVHGGGMMTGANRQQVSPQLRNYVMPHDRRIAEYSGQPFGEAYFEGLLRDHSAVFDSTPPTAAILAAEQLDGHGLELLGRLQTAHYVEGRRIADEAVLLELAQSVGLPAQAFLAAFSTVDVQGHIKASRTLLAQVGGQGFPTLALEQDGQFTLIDIGPWLGKPEAFAQWLAQTLPAQPSTPSAACGLDGCSF; this is encoded by the coding sequence ATGACCACCCTTCATTACATCTACGACCCGCTGTGTGGCTGGTGCTACGGCGCCAAACCGCTGGTGCAGGCTGCCCGGGCGGTGCTGCCGGTGATCGTCCATGGTGGCGGCATGATGACCGGTGCCAATCGCCAACAGGTCTCGCCGCAGCTGCGCAATTACGTGATGCCCCACGACCGGCGCATCGCCGAATATTCCGGGCAGCCATTTGGCGAGGCCTATTTCGAAGGTTTGCTGCGAGACCACAGCGCCGTGTTCGATTCGACGCCACCGACCGCCGCCATCCTCGCCGCCGAACAACTCGACGGCCATGGCCTGGAATTGCTCGGGCGCCTGCAAACCGCACACTACGTCGAAGGTCGGCGCATCGCTGACGAAGCCGTTCTGCTGGAGCTCGCTCAATCCGTTGGCCTGCCGGCCCAGGCGTTCCTGGCCGCGTTCAGCACGGTTGATGTGCAAGGGCACATCAAGGCCAGTCGCACCTTGCTGGCCCAGGTCGGTGGCCAGGGTTTCCCAACCTTGGCCTTGGAGCAGGACGGTCAGTTCACGCTGATCGACATCGGCCCCTGGCTCGGCAAGCCCGAGGCATTCGCCCAGTGGCTGGCGCAAACCCTACCGGCGCAGCCCTCCACACCGTCCGCGGCGTGCGGTCTGGACGGCTGTTCGTTCTGA
- the aguA gene encoding agmatine deiminase encodes MTTLHSTPRADGFHMPAEWAAQTQVWMVWPERPDNWRLGGKPAQAAHVAVAKAIARFEPVTVAVSAAQYENARARLDVPNIRLVEMSSDDAWVRDTGPTFVINDSGEVRGVDWDFNAWGGFDGGLYAPWNRDSQVAGKILEIERSPRYRTEGFVLEGGSIHVDGEGTLITTEECLLNRNRNPHLSREAIEAVLSAQLAVDKVIWLPDGLFNDETDGHVDNFCCYVRPGEVLLAWTDDPQDPNYTRCHAAINVLQNSTDAKGRPFTVHKMPIPGPLYATEEECAGVDAVEGSQERNPTVRLAGSYVNFLIVNGGIIAPSFDDPLDGPAKDILQSLFPEHEVVMVPGRELLLGGGNIHCLTQQQPAPRTK; translated from the coding sequence ATGACAACGTTGCACAGCACTCCCCGCGCGGATGGTTTTCACATGCCTGCCGAATGGGCGGCTCAGACCCAGGTCTGGATGGTCTGGCCCGAGCGCCCGGACAACTGGCGCCTGGGTGGCAAGCCCGCGCAGGCTGCCCACGTGGCGGTCGCCAAGGCTATCGCCCGTTTTGAACCGGTGACCGTCGCGGTGTCCGCGGCCCAATACGAAAATGCCCGGGCGCGTCTCGACGTGCCGAATATCCGCCTGGTGGAAATGTCCAGCGACGACGCCTGGGTCCGTGACACGGGCCCTACGTTCGTGATCAATGACAGCGGCGAGGTGCGTGGCGTCGACTGGGACTTTAATGCCTGGGGCGGTTTCGACGGTGGCCTGTACGCGCCATGGAACCGTGATTCGCAAGTGGCTGGCAAGATTCTCGAGATCGAACGCAGCCCGCGCTACCGCACCGAAGGTTTTGTGCTCGAGGGCGGATCGATCCACGTGGATGGCGAAGGTACCCTGATCACCACCGAGGAATGCCTGCTCAACCGCAATCGCAACCCGCACTTGAGCCGTGAAGCGATCGAGGCGGTGCTCAGTGCGCAGTTGGCGGTGGACAAGGTCATCTGGCTGCCGGATGGTCTGTTCAACGACGAAACCGACGGCCATGTGGATAACTTTTGTTGTTACGTGCGGCCTGGTGAAGTGCTGCTTGCCTGGACCGACGACCCGCAAGACCCGAACTACACTCGCTGCCACGCGGCGATAAACGTGCTGCAAAACAGCACTGACGCCAAGGGACGCCCGTTCACAGTGCACAAAATGCCGATTCCGGGGCCGTTGTATGCCACCGAAGAGGAATGTGCAGGCGTGGACGCAGTAGAAGGTTCCCAGGAGCGCAACCCAACTGTGCGGCTGGCCGGCTCTTATGTGAACTTCCTGATCGTCAACGGCGGCATCATTGCGCCAAGTTTTGACGATCCGCTCGATGGCCCGGCCAAAGACATCCTGCAGAGCCTGTTCCCGGAGCACGAAGTGGTCATGGTGCCTGGGCGTGAACTGTTACTGGGGGGCGGCAATATCCATTGCCTTACCCAACAGCAACCCGCGCCGCGCACAAAATGA
- a CDS encoding aminotransferase gives MPFATLVHRASLPSPQISAEQALVLLRSNYGLSGDLRPLGSNQDLNYRVDSDRGRFVLKICHGDYAVPEIQAQHAALKQLAGHAAVKVPRVITASNGQDLLTLDVDGQAVHMRLLEYIDGQSLTQLKHLTPELVTGLGRLCAEMDLALATFDHPGLERTLQWDARHAPALVEYLLPVIEDEQRRHLVAEVAQQAERRLQPLKASLPVQAIHMDITDDNVVWQRDAQRQWQLQGVIDFGDLVRTWRITDLSVTCAALLHHADGDPFFILPAIKAYHAINPLQRQELLALWPLIVARAAVLVLSGEQQVSIDPNNQYSRDNLAHEWEIFQVAHSVPLELMEAAILTAVGHSLPAIASEGFAPLLPTLVGREFALIDLGVLSPHFEAGNWEQPGIDQRLLSEAAGVHGLAASRYGQYRLSRTRPDSAVEPDTYPLHVELSVPRGTPLESPFAGVVHKSAEGLLQLDSAQLSVRLWGVTSPLHSGAALVKGQVLGEVTGPLRVQLCRGGQVNPPLFCTPSRALAWQALCPSPAVLLGLACDAEPEIDPEALLARRDASFARSQKHYYVDPPRIERGWRNHLIDMQGRSYLDMLNNVAVLGHGHPRMAAVAARQWSLLNTNSRFHYAAIADFSERLLALSPSNMDRVFLVNSGTEANDLAIRLAWAYSGGRDMLSVLEAYHGWSVAADAVSTSIADNPQALSSRPDWVHPVTAPNTYRGQFRGPDSAPDYVRSVEHNLAKIAESKRQLAGFICEPVYGNAGGIALPPGYLKQVYAMVRERGGVCIADEVQVGYGRMGEFFWGFEEQGVVPDIITMAKGMGNGQPLGAVITRREIAEALEAEGYFFSSAGGSPVSCQIGMAVLDVMEEENLWENARVVGGHFKARLEALIDRYPLVGAVHGSGFYLGVELIRDCATLEPATEETTALCNRLRELGIFMQPTGDYLNILKIKPPMVTTRQSVDFFVDMLAKVLNEGL, from the coding sequence ATGCCATTCGCTACGTTGGTTCACCGTGCCAGTTTGCCAAGCCCACAGATCAGCGCCGAGCAAGCGCTGGTGCTGTTGCGCTCGAATTACGGACTCAGCGGCGACCTGCGACCCCTTGGCAGCAACCAGGACCTCAACTACCGCGTCGACAGCGACCGCGGGCGCTTTGTGTTGAAAATTTGCCACGGCGACTACGCTGTCCCGGAAATCCAGGCTCAGCACGCCGCCCTCAAGCAGTTGGCCGGACACGCCGCGGTAAAAGTGCCGCGAGTGATTACCGCCAGCAACGGGCAGGACCTGCTGACCTTGGACGTCGACGGCCAAGCGGTTCACATGCGACTGCTGGAGTACATCGATGGCCAGTCCCTCACGCAGCTCAAGCATTTGACGCCCGAACTGGTGACCGGCCTGGGCCGCCTGTGCGCGGAAATGGACCTGGCCCTGGCGACATTCGACCACCCTGGCCTGGAGCGCACCCTGCAATGGGACGCGCGCCACGCCCCGGCTCTGGTCGAGTACCTGTTGCCTGTCATTGAGGATGAACAACGGCGCCATCTGGTCGCCGAGGTCGCACAACAGGCCGAGCGACGCTTGCAGCCGCTCAAGGCCAGCCTGCCGGTGCAGGCGATCCACATGGACATCACCGATGACAACGTGGTCTGGCAGCGTGATGCCCAGCGCCAGTGGCAATTGCAGGGCGTCATCGATTTTGGCGACCTGGTCCGTACCTGGCGCATCACTGACTTGTCGGTGACGTGCGCGGCCCTGCTGCATCACGCCGACGGCGACCCGTTCTTCATCTTGCCGGCGATCAAGGCCTACCATGCGATCAACCCCTTGCAGCGCCAGGAGCTGTTGGCGCTGTGGCCGCTGATCGTGGCGCGTGCCGCGGTGCTGGTGCTCAGTGGTGAACAGCAGGTTTCCATCGACCCAAATAACCAATACAGCCGCGACAACCTGGCCCATGAGTGGGAGATTTTCCAGGTCGCCCACTCGGTGCCCCTCGAACTGATGGAAGCGGCGATTCTCACCGCCGTCGGCCACAGCCTCCCGGCCATTGCCAGCGAAGGCTTTGCGCCGCTGTTGCCGACCCTGGTAGGGCGTGAGTTCGCCTTGATAGACCTGGGTGTGCTGAGCCCGCATTTCGAGGCCGGCAATTGGGAACAACCGGGGATCGACCAGCGTCTGTTGAGCGAAGCCGCTGGCGTCCACGGTCTGGCCGCCAGCCGCTACGGACAGTACCGGTTATCCCGCACCCGACCGGACAGCGCCGTCGAGCCCGATACTTATCCACTGCACGTAGAGTTGAGTGTGCCTCGGGGTACACCGCTCGAATCGCCGTTCGCCGGGGTCGTGCACAAGAGCGCCGAGGGCTTGTTGCAACTGGACAGTGCCCAGCTGAGCGTGCGGCTATGGGGTGTGACGTCGCCGCTGCATTCCGGCGCGGCGCTGGTCAAGGGGCAGGTGCTGGGCGAAGTGACGGGGCCGTTGCGGGTCCAGTTGTGCAGAGGGGGGCAGGTGAATCCGCCGCTGTTCTGCACGCCCTCCCGTGCCCTGGCCTGGCAAGCGCTTTGCCCTTCGCCGGCGGTGCTGCTGGGGCTGGCTTGCGATGCTGAGCCGGAGATCGACCCCGAGGCGCTGCTGGCCCGTCGCGATGCGAGCTTTGCCCGTTCGCAGAAGCACTACTACGTCGACCCGCCGCGTATCGAGCGTGGCTGGCGCAACCACCTGATCGACATGCAGGGCCGCTCGTACCTGGACATGCTCAACAACGTCGCCGTGCTGGGCCACGGCCATCCACGCATGGCGGCAGTGGCTGCCCGGCAGTGGTCGCTGCTCAATACCAACTCGCGTTTCCACTATGCGGCGATCGCCGATTTTTCCGAGCGCCTGCTGGCGTTGTCACCGTCCAACATGGACCGGGTGTTCCTGGTCAACAGCGGCACCGAGGCCAACGACCTGGCGATCCGCCTGGCCTGGGCCTACAGCGGCGGACGGGACATGCTCAGCGTGTTGGAGGCCTACCACGGCTGGTCGGTGGCGGCCGATGCGGTCTCGACCTCCATCGCCGACAACCCCCAGGCCCTGAGCAGCCGCCCGGACTGGGTGCACCCGGTGACCGCACCGAACACCTATCGCGGCCAATTCCGTGGCCCCGACAGTGCGCCGGACTACGTGCGCAGCGTCGAACACAACCTGGCGAAAATCGCCGAGAGCAAGCGCCAGCTCGCCGGTTTCATCTGCGAACCGGTGTACGGCAATGCCGGCGGGATCGCACTGCCGCCCGGTTACCTGAAGCAGGTCTACGCGATGGTGCGCGAGCGCGGTGGGGTCTGCATCGCCGACGAGGTACAGGTCGGTTATGGGCGCATGGGTGAGTTTTTCTGGGGCTTCGAAGAGCAAGGCGTGGTCCCGGACATCATCACCATGGCCAAGGGCATGGGCAACGGCCAGCCGCTGGGCGCGGTCATCACCCGCCGGGAAATCGCCGAGGCGCTGGAGGCCGAGGGGTATTTCTTTTCGTCGGCCGGTGGCAGCCCGGTCAGCTGCCAGATCGGCATGGCGGTGCTGGATGTCATGGAAGAGGAAAACCTCTGGGAAAACGCCCGCGTGGTTGGCGGGCATTTCAAGGCTCGGCTGGAGGCCTTGATCGACCGCTATCCGTTGGTTGGCGCGGTGCATGGCTCCGGGTTCTACCTGGGCGTGGAACTGATCCGCGATTGCGCCACATTGGAGCCGGCCACTGAAGAAACCACGGCGTTGTGTAACCGCCTGCGAGAGCTGGGGATCTTCATGCAACCGACCGGCGATTACCTGAACATCCTCAAGATCAAGCCACCGATGGTCACCACGCGCCAGAGCGTGGATTTCTTCGTCGATATGCTGGCGAAGGTATTGAACGAGGGGCTGTAA